A genomic segment from Sulfuritalea hydrogenivorans sk43H encodes:
- the fliK gene encoding flagellar hook-length control protein FliK — METETALHPISPVSEIPADLVELRPGQTFSARIQEVLPENTYKALVAGRSLTLALPQGAKAGDTLELVVVDRTPRLIVAQLASQSSPGTAATDGDYPFTNLSRTAQLIGALLARDGTSPAPAALTRGQPLLPGASTQAANMAAELAPLLAKAVGQSGLFYEAHQVQWVMGQRPISDLLVEPQAKHSPAEASLASGEEPGNPATRPTSSGRSAELSGPMGLLQNLLGSEEIRQHAGTPTAATANPAQTVPEDLRPLVQQQLDAVATQRLAWHGEVWPGQSLDWQIEPDGRQTDSEQADSERGWITSLRLTTPRLGEIDARLSLTPAGARITIATPTGVSAANLLDAAPSLEKSMAAAGVPLLSLQVKHVTED; from the coding sequence ATGGAAACCGAAACCGCACTGCATCCGATAAGCCCGGTCAGTGAAATTCCGGCCGATCTGGTGGAACTGCGTCCGGGCCAGACCTTTTCGGCGCGCATCCAGGAGGTCCTGCCGGAGAACACCTACAAAGCCCTGGTGGCGGGCCGATCCCTGACACTGGCACTGCCGCAGGGAGCCAAAGCGGGCGACACGCTGGAATTGGTCGTGGTCGACCGGACGCCACGCCTGATCGTCGCCCAACTCGCCAGCCAGAGCAGTCCCGGCACTGCGGCGACTGATGGCGATTATCCATTCACCAACCTGTCGCGCACGGCCCAATTGATTGGCGCTTTGCTGGCACGCGATGGTACCTCGCCAGCTCCGGCGGCGCTGACACGCGGGCAGCCACTTCTTCCCGGCGCATCGACACAGGCAGCCAACATGGCCGCCGAGCTGGCACCACTACTGGCCAAGGCTGTTGGCCAAAGCGGGCTGTTCTACGAAGCCCATCAAGTACAGTGGGTCATGGGGCAGCGCCCTATCAGCGATCTGCTGGTGGAGCCGCAGGCGAAACACTCGCCTGCGGAAGCCTCGCTTGCAAGTGGAGAAGAACCTGGTAACCCGGCCACAAGGCCGACATCCAGCGGACGTTCAGCCGAACTCTCGGGACCGATGGGACTCCTGCAAAATCTGCTCGGCAGTGAGGAGATTCGCCAGCACGCCGGTACGCCAACTGCAGCAACCGCAAATCCGGCGCAAACGGTACCGGAAGACCTGCGACCACTGGTTCAGCAGCAACTGGACGCTGTTGCAACGCAGCGCCTGGCATGGCATGGGGAAGTCTGGCCCGGACAATCGCTGGACTGGCAGATCGAACCGGACGGACGGCAAACGGACAGCGAACAGGCAGACTCGGAAAGAGGCTGGATTACGTCCTTGCGCCTCACGACACCACGCCTGGGCGAAATCGACGCACGACTCAGTCTGACGCCGGCGGGAGCCAGAATCACCATAGCCACGCCGACTGGCGTCAGCGCCGCGAACTTGCTTGACGCCGCCCCATCGCTGGAGAAGTCAATGGCCGCAGCCGGTGTGCCGCTGCTCTCCTTGCAGGTCAAGCATGTCACCGAAGACTAA
- a CDS encoding flagellar protein FliT gives MATMHGMPSQIELYEEMSLLSARMVEAARASEWDELIELERGVTGLRNTLMATPEDRNAPATDLERKRSLIRRILEDDAEVRRHTEPWMEHVRKYLGNSTRRRDVEKAYAAGAGEADPGRFGA, from the coding sequence ATGGCTACGATGCACGGGATGCCCTCCCAAATCGAACTCTACGAAGAAATGAGCCTTCTTTCGGCGCGCATGGTCGAAGCCGCGCGCGCGAGCGAATGGGACGAACTGATTGAGCTCGAACGAGGCGTTACCGGCTTGCGCAACACCTTGATGGCCACGCCCGAAGACCGCAATGCGCCCGCCACGGATCTGGAGCGGAAACGCAGCCTGATCCGGCGCATCCTTGAAGACGATGCGGAAGTGCGACGCCACACCGAACCCTGGATGGAGCATGTCCGCAAGTACCTGGGCAACAGCACCCGCCGCCGCGACGTCGAGAAAGCCTATGCGGCCGGCGCCGGAGAAGCTGATCCCGGCCGCTTCGGAGCCTGA
- the fliS gene encoding flagellar export chaperone FliS, with amino-acid sequence MFATSNKKTDAYSKVGLETGVDSANPYRLITMLLDGAAFSLGRAAQALKEKRIAEKGKEISIAIDIISSGLQASVDLEAGGEIAERLNSLYDYMCTRLLHANLHNDLAAIQEVSSLLGEIKAGWEEIANDPAVASRYKLPA; translated from the coding sequence ATGTTTGCCACATCCAACAAAAAGACCGATGCTTACAGCAAGGTCGGCCTTGAGACCGGAGTCGATAGCGCGAATCCGTATCGCCTGATCACGATGCTGCTCGATGGCGCCGCCTTCTCGCTGGGACGCGCGGCTCAGGCGCTCAAGGAAAAACGCATCGCGGAAAAGGGCAAGGAGATATCGATCGCGATCGACATCATTTCTTCCGGTCTGCAGGCAAGCGTCGACCTTGAAGCGGGGGGCGAAATCGCCGAGCGCCTGAATTCGCTGTACGACTACATGTGCACCCGCCTGCTCCATGCCAATTTGCACAATGATTTGGCCGCAATTCAGGAAGTATCCAGCCTGCTTGGAGAGATAAAGGCCGGCTGGGAAGAAATAGCCAATGATCCGGCCGTAGCTTCCCGCTACAAGCTGCCCGCATGA
- the fliD gene encoding flagellar filament capping protein FliD, whose amino-acid sequence MASISSAGIGSGLDVNGIVTQLMAVEKQPLTALDTKEAGYQSKLTTFGTLKSSVASLQSAARALKSSSLYASMSAKTGDSSVFSASANTAAQAASYSLQVVARAQAQAISSQAFSSITTDVGVADGKIKIELGTFSGGVFTADPDKTATTIEIGATSSSLEEIRDAINDSGAGVRANLVYVGNNEYKLTVTSESTGAKNSIKLTVLDTSDVVQNNNTGLAKLSFNPAAMAGAGNEFEVNTTAQDAHFKIDGLDVYRTTNSVSDAITGVTLSLTGVGTTTLTVSKDSASAKSALDSFVKAYNDIAKQLRDATAYNASTKQASILTGDSGARSLQTALREMIGYSRSSTGSNYSTLSDLGVALQRDGSLVFNSSKFETAMASSTTNVGDLLSSTSTNSPGIAVRMTKTLDGILSSTGLLASRTEGINRSIADVGDQRERLARRLVQIEARYRKQFSALDTLVASMQKTSQYLTQQLANLPSTTS is encoded by the coding sequence GGAGGCCGGCTATCAGTCGAAATTGACCACCTTCGGAACGCTCAAGAGTTCGGTGGCCTCGCTGCAATCGGCTGCGCGCGCGCTGAAGTCGAGCTCCCTCTACGCCAGCATGTCCGCCAAAACAGGCGACAGCAGCGTTTTCAGCGCCAGCGCCAACACCGCCGCACAAGCCGCCAGCTATTCGCTTCAGGTAGTTGCCCGCGCCCAGGCCCAGGCGATTTCGTCCCAGGCGTTTTCCAGCATCACGACCGATGTCGGCGTGGCGGACGGCAAGATCAAGATCGAACTGGGAACGTTCTCCGGTGGAGTGTTTACCGCCGACCCCGACAAGACCGCAACCACCATCGAGATCGGTGCGACGAGCAGTTCCCTCGAGGAAATACGCGACGCGATCAATGATTCCGGCGCTGGCGTGCGCGCCAACCTGGTTTACGTGGGCAACAATGAATACAAGCTGACGGTCACCTCCGAGAGCACGGGCGCCAAGAACAGCATCAAGCTGACCGTCCTCGACACAAGCGATGTCGTCCAGAACAACAATACGGGTCTGGCAAAACTCTCCTTCAACCCTGCGGCAATGGCTGGCGCGGGTAATGAATTCGAGGTCAACACAACTGCCCAGGATGCCCACTTCAAAATTGACGGGCTGGATGTCTATCGCACGACGAACTCGGTTTCCGACGCCATCACCGGCGTCACCTTGAGCCTGACCGGAGTCGGCACCACGACACTGACCGTCAGCAAGGACTCGGCTTCGGCAAAGAGCGCACTGGACAGCTTCGTCAAAGCGTACAACGACATCGCCAAACAATTGCGCGACGCGACTGCCTACAACGCATCGACCAAGCAGGCATCGATCCTGACCGGCGACAGCGGCGCGCGCAGCCTGCAAACAGCCCTGCGCGAAATGATCGGCTATTCCCGCAGCTCCACCGGCAGCAACTATTCCACCTTGTCGGATCTCGGTGTCGCCTTGCAGCGCGACGGGTCGCTGGTATTCAACTCATCGAAGTTCGAAACCGCGATGGCCTCATCGACGACGAATGTCGGCGATCTGCTGAGCTCCACATCGACGAATTCGCCGGGAATCGCGGTACGCATGACAAAAACCCTGGACGGGATTCTTTCAAGCACCGGCCTGCTCGCCAGCCGGACCGAAGGGATCAACCGCAGCATTGCGGATGTCGGCGATCAGCGGGAAAGACTGGCGCGCCGACTGGTGCAGATCGAAGCGCGCTACCGCAAGCAATTCAGCGCCCTGGATACCCTGGTCGCGAGCATGCAGAAGACATCGCAGTATCTGACGCAGCAACTGGCGAACCTGCCAAGCACCACTTCATGA